In the Flagellimonas sp. HMM57 genome, one interval contains:
- a CDS encoding ATP-binding protein — translation MKQNYHRLLRRQLKKAGLDKEDNPKLDGFLALVDQAYHEFNADYSHLENILEMSSQELYSTNKKLKNHVEKITGKLENVANNIQEVIFETDLIGNWQYLNPAWEKLTGFKVRDCLGHPFSNFIENLDEKDRATLNKLSQGLIKELNEIVTARTSDGEKKWLDVSIKLVHDKEDNPTGYIGSIVDITEQKNIQLALIEAKDKEMKANKAKDEFLSTISHEIRTPLNAVIGISHLLLLENPKESQIENLTALNYSSEHLVGLVNDILDFNKIESGNIVLEKSIFSLENILKAAESTFGSMAREKNIKFRIEQDSPLPSCLIGDSVRISQIITNLVGNAIKFTEKGSVILKLEELHRDSKEIKIKFDVIDTGIGIAAEKQDSIFDAFVQANSNTTRKFGGSGLGLAICKKLLQIMDTDLRLQSAYGEGTTFSFTLDLEIHNGSNTKKNGSKPELSNLTALDGISVLVAEDNTLNILVIKKFLSKWKVNFDIAENGSIAVKKASQKNYDFILMDLQMPVMNGYEASRKIRQSTNPHNIDIPIIALSASPPADVENDIRKYGMDGHISKPFDPIELHQTLKRIKSLSSKIL, via the coding sequence ATGAAACAAAATTACCATAGACTACTTAGAAGGCAGTTAAAAAAAGCTGGACTGGATAAAGAAGATAATCCAAAACTTGATGGTTTTTTAGCACTTGTGGACCAAGCCTATCATGAATTCAATGCCGATTATTCGCACCTTGAGAATATTCTTGAAATGAGTTCACAAGAACTCTATTCGACCAATAAAAAACTAAAAAACCATGTAGAGAAAATTACCGGTAAACTTGAAAATGTTGCCAATAATATACAGGAAGTCATTTTTGAGACGGACCTTATAGGCAATTGGCAATATCTTAACCCAGCATGGGAAAAATTAACGGGGTTTAAAGTACGTGATTGTCTGGGACACCCTTTTTCCAATTTCATTGAAAACCTTGACGAAAAAGATAGGGCTACTTTAAATAAACTGAGCCAAGGTCTCATAAAAGAGCTCAACGAGATTGTTACGGCACGCACAAGTGATGGTGAAAAAAAATGGTTAGATGTTTCCATAAAGCTCGTTCATGACAAAGAAGACAATCCCACAGGATATATTGGCAGTATTGTTGACATAACGGAGCAAAAAAACATACAGTTGGCCCTAATAGAGGCCAAGGACAAAGAAATGAAAGCAAATAAGGCCAAGGATGAATTTTTGTCCACTATTTCCCATGAAATACGAACGCCGTTGAATGCCGTCATCGGTATTAGTCATTTGCTTCTTTTGGAAAATCCTAAAGAATCCCAAATAGAGAACCTTACAGCGCTCAACTATTCATCTGAGCACTTGGTAGGTCTTGTAAACGATATCCTCGATTTCAATAAAATAGAAAGCGGCAATATTGTATTGGAAAAGTCCATATTCAGTCTTGAAAATATTCTAAAGGCAGCAGAAAGCACCTTTGGAAGCATGGCGAGGGAAAAAAACATCAAATTTCGAATTGAACAAGACAGCCCTTTGCCGAGTTGCCTTATAGGCGATTCTGTCCGTATTTCACAGATTATAACAAACCTGGTCGGCAATGCAATAAAGTTTACCGAAAAGGGCTCTGTAATCTTAAAATTGGAAGAGCTCCATAGAGATTCAAAAGAGATTAAAATTAAATTCGACGTTATCGATACCGGAATCGGGATAGCAGCGGAAAAACAAGATAGCATTTTTGATGCCTTTGTTCAGGCCAATTCGAACACCACAAGAAAATTTGGAGGTTCTGGTCTTGGTTTGGCCATTTGTAAAAAACTGCTCCAGATTATGGATACCGATTTAAGGCTTCAAAGTGCTTATGGAGAGGGTACTACTTTTTCGTTTACCCTTGACCTCGAAATACATAATGGTTCCAACACTAAAAAGAACGGTTCTAAACCCGAGCTCTCCAACCTTACCGCACTAGATGGTATTTCGGTCTTGGTTGCCGAAGACAATACATTGAACATTCTGGTCATCAAAAAATTTCTTTCTAAATGGAAAGTCAATTTTGATATCGCTGAAAACGGAAGTATTGCCGTTAAAAAAGCAAGCCAGAAAAATTATGATTTTATTCTAATGGATTTGCAAATGCCCGTTATGAACGGCTATGAAGCTTCAAGAAAAATACGCCAATCCACAAATCCGCATAATATAGATATTCCGATTATAGCCCTTTCAGCATCACCTCCTGCCGATGTGGAAAATGATATCCGCAAATACGGAATGGATGGTCATATCAGTAAACCTTTTGACCCCATAGAGCTTCATCAAACCTTAAAACGCATAAAATCGCTATCATCCAAAATATTGTAG
- a CDS encoding succinate dehydrogenase/fumarate reductase iron-sulfur subunit yields MKLYLKIWRQKNASTKGQMVDYTLNGVESDMSFLEMLDILNEELISKGEEPVEFDHDCREGICGTCSLMINGRPHGPDSRITVCQLHMRSFNDGDEIVIEPWRAKAFPVVKDLIVDRTAFDRIQQAGGYISVNTSGRPVDANAIPIEKDMADKSFNAATCIGCGACVAACKNASAMLFTSAKVSQFALLPQGQVEAVERVENMVRQMDLEGFGNCTNTGACEIECPKGISLENIARMNREYLFASVKG; encoded by the coding sequence ATGAAATTATATTTGAAGATTTGGAGACAAAAGAACGCTTCCACCAAAGGTCAGATGGTAGATTATACCCTGAATGGTGTGGAAAGCGATATGTCTTTTTTAGAAATGTTGGATATCCTCAATGAAGAACTTATCTCTAAGGGGGAAGAACCCGTGGAATTTGACCATGATTGTCGTGAAGGTATCTGTGGTACATGCTCGTTAATGATCAATGGTCGCCCGCATGGACCCGATTCCAGAATTACCGTATGCCAGTTGCATATGCGCAGTTTCAATGACGGTGATGAAATCGTAATCGAGCCATGGAGGGCAAAAGCGTTCCCTGTAGTCAAAGATCTTATTGTAGATAGAACCGCTTTCGATAGAATTCAACAAGCAGGAGGTTATATTTCTGTAAATACGTCTGGACGACCTGTAGATGCCAATGCCATTCCCATTGAAAAGGATATGGCCGATAAGTCGTTCAACGCAGCCACTTGTATTGGTTGTGGTGCCTGTGTTGCCGCCTGTAAAAATGCAAGTGCCATGTTGTTTACCTCAGCTAAAGTTTCACAATTTGCGCTGCTACCACAAGGTCAGGTAGAAGCTGTTGAACGTGTTGAGAACATGGTTCGCCAAATGGATTTGGAGGGCTTTGGAAATTGTACCAATACTGGAGCTTGCGAAATTGAATGTCCTAAAGGAATTTCTTTAGAGAATATTGCACGGATGAACCGCGAATATCTTTTTGCAAGCGTGAAGGGATAA
- a CDS encoding helix-turn-helix transcriptional regulator, translated as MRNNTTQYSNNMYAIKHLRSKKNMSQSDLAKEIGVSLRTIQLYEKKNANIPIKNLTKIATFFDLSIAELYLQEVNESEATYTKRKPFTKKGSIFYPLDHGKHLVMVPLVLTEYQKAFLDDLAENAHDKDTFQTGFILDFLPDESLRAFEITGDSMNNGSIEAIPNKAVVLGLKLQDKALMDKDETLWNKAYVLVCKDRIICKWVTDIDSEKKTMYCQNLNKSPEYQDFELPLNDILQAYTVIKKEL; from the coding sequence ATGCGTAATAATACTACACAATATAGTAATAATATGTACGCAATAAAGCATTTGAGGAGCAAAAAAAATATGAGCCAATCAGATTTGGCCAAAGAGATTGGCGTAAGCCTAAGAACGATACAGCTTTATGAAAAGAAGAACGCGAACATTCCTATAAAGAATCTTACAAAAATCGCTACTTTTTTCGATTTAAGCATAGCTGAATTGTATCTACAAGAGGTTAATGAAAGCGAGGCAACTTATACCAAAAGAAAACCTTTTACCAAAAAAGGGAGTATTTTTTACCCTTTAGATCACGGCAAGCATCTTGTCATGGTACCGTTGGTCTTGACAGAATATCAAAAAGCTTTTTTAGACGATTTAGCAGAAAATGCTCACGACAAAGATACGTTTCAGACAGGCTTTATTCTTGATTTTTTGCCCGATGAAAGTCTCAGAGCCTTTGAAATTACCGGAGATTCCATGAATAACGGCAGTATCGAGGCAATTCCAAATAAAGCAGTGGTCCTAGGTTTAAAATTACAGGACAAAGCCCTCATGGATAAAGACGAAACCTTATGGAACAAAGCTTATGTGCTTGTTTGTAAGGATAGAATTATCTGTAAATGGGTTACAGATATAGATAGTGAAAAGAAAACGATGTACTGTCAGAATCTAAATAAATCGCCGGAATATCAAGATTTCGAGTTGCCCTTAAACGATATTTTGCAAGCATATACCGTTATTAAGAAGGAACTTTAG
- a CDS encoding FIST signal transduction protein, translated as MQRNLATIAELESFTLDFTPSVIFLFMSPSFKNKAGFIEILNGKFPHAIKFGCSTSGEILGNHVFDGTVSLTAVHFEKTSLNIAEIHLNDFDQDSYQVGHELYKQLEADNLRHIMVLSDGLHVNGAELVKGLQENSPDTVTITGGLAGDAADFKETFLICSKYIKSKRVIGLGFYGDNLKIGFGSKGGWDSFGLERLVTRSKNNILYELDGEPALKLYKSFLGDKAKQLPSSGLLFPLSMRGDDNKTPVVRTILGIDEKEQSLTFAGDINQGSYVRLMKANVDRLIDGAEKSAEVTKNSIDGDCQLAFLISCVGRRLVLKQMVEDEIEAVNNVLGKQVYTTGFYSYGEIAPFKKSTPCTLHNQTMTITTFSE; from the coding sequence ATGCAAAGAAACTTGGCTACAATCGCCGAGTTGGAATCCTTTACACTTGATTTTACTCCAAGTGTTATTTTTCTATTTATGTCGCCCTCATTCAAAAATAAGGCAGGTTTTATTGAAATCTTGAATGGGAAGTTTCCACATGCCATAAAATTTGGATGCTCTACCTCAGGTGAAATATTAGGAAACCATGTGTTTGATGGCACAGTTTCACTTACGGCCGTACACTTTGAAAAAACTTCTCTGAACATAGCAGAAATCCATCTGAACGATTTTGACCAAGATAGCTATCAAGTAGGGCACGAGCTTTATAAACAACTTGAAGCAGACAACCTTAGACATATTATGGTGCTAAGCGATGGTTTACATGTAAACGGAGCCGAATTGGTAAAGGGGTTACAGGAAAACTCTCCCGATACGGTTACCATAACCGGTGGACTGGCCGGTGATGCTGCGGACTTCAAAGAAACTTTTTTGATCTGTAGCAAATATATCAAATCAAAAAGGGTCATTGGCCTTGGCTTCTATGGTGATAATCTCAAAATTGGATTTGGGTCCAAAGGTGGATGGGACAGTTTTGGCCTGGAACGTTTGGTAACCCGTTCCAAAAACAACATTCTTTATGAATTGGACGGAGAACCTGCCCTAAAGCTCTACAAATCTTTTCTCGGCGATAAAGCGAAACAATTACCAAGTTCTGGTTTGTTATTTCCATTGAGCATGCGTGGAGATGATAACAAAACTCCCGTGGTGAGAACCATTCTGGGCATTGATGAAAAAGAACAAAGCCTCACTTTTGCGGGTGATATCAACCAAGGGTCATATGTACGGTTAATGAAAGCCAATGTAGATCGTTTGATAGATGGGGCCGAAAAATCGGCAGAAGTGACCAAAAATAGTATTGATGGAGATTGCCAACTTGCATTTTTAATTAGCTGTGTAGGCAGGAGACTTGTACTAAAACAAATGGTAGAAGATGAAATTGAAGCAGTAAACAATGTTCTTGGAAAACAAGTATATACCACTGGCTTCTATTCTTATGGTGAAATAGCTCCTTTTAAAAAGTCGACACCATGTACATTACATAATCAAACCATGACCATTACCACATTTTCAGAATGA
- a CDS encoding methionine aminotransferase yields MIHTNSKLPNVGTNIFTYIGRLANEHNAVNLSQGFPDFSPDPKLLQLADNALKNGYNQYAPMQGTFTLRETISEKIEKLYGKIYHPESEITITAGATQAIFTSISTFVQQDDEVIILKPAYDCYEPVVELFGGKMVPIQLEGPDFKLNWDTFKSVIGPKTKMVVINTPHNPTGTIWSESDMLRLQEILKDTNIILLSDEVYEHIVFDGEKHQSAAKFPGLASRSIICSSFGKTFHITGWKVGYCVAPKALMQEFQKVHQFNVFCINHPMQKALTNYLKTPAHYLGLNSFYQAKRDYFLSAIKDSKFKVIPTSGTYFQLLDYSDITMEADTDFAERLIKERQLASIPVSVFNLDGKDDKQLRFCFAKTDAVLDQAARILNQIK; encoded by the coding sequence ATGATACATACCAATTCTAAATTACCCAATGTGGGCACCAATATATTTACCTATATTGGCAGGTTGGCCAATGAACATAATGCCGTGAATTTATCACAAGGGTTCCCAGATTTTAGCCCAGACCCAAAACTATTACAGCTTGCGGACAATGCATTAAAAAATGGGTACAACCAATATGCACCAATGCAGGGTACTTTTACCCTTCGTGAAACCATTTCGGAGAAAATTGAAAAACTATATGGAAAAATATATCATCCAGAGTCTGAAATAACAATTACAGCTGGCGCTACGCAAGCAATTTTTACTTCAATTTCTACTTTTGTTCAACAAGATGATGAAGTAATTATCTTAAAACCTGCTTATGATTGCTACGAACCTGTTGTTGAACTTTTTGGTGGCAAGATGGTTCCTATCCAATTAGAAGGTCCTGATTTTAAATTGAACTGGGATACTTTTAAATCTGTTATTGGTCCAAAAACAAAAATGGTCGTTATCAATACACCGCACAACCCAACGGGTACGATTTGGTCTGAGAGTGATATGCTCCGGCTTCAAGAGATTTTAAAGGATACCAATATTATTTTACTGAGCGATGAGGTTTATGAGCATATTGTTTTTGATGGCGAAAAGCATCAGAGTGCGGCTAAGTTTCCAGGTTTGGCTTCAAGAAGTATCATTTGCTCCTCTTTTGGAAAAACTTTTCACATTACTGGCTGGAAAGTAGGTTATTGTGTGGCTCCAAAAGCATTAATGCAAGAATTTCAAAAAGTACATCAGTTTAATGTATTCTGTATCAACCATCCCATGCAGAAAGCATTGACCAACTACCTAAAAACACCAGCGCATTATCTTGGTCTGAATTCTTTTTATCAAGCAAAGCGAGATTATTTCCTATCTGCCATTAAAGATTCAAAATTTAAGGTAATACCTACTTCTGGGACTTATTTTCAATTATTGGATTATTCTGATATCACTATGGAAGCTGATACAGATTTTGCTGAGCGGCTCATCAAAGAACGTCAATTGGCAAGTATTCCCGTATCTGTCTTTAACTTGGATGGAAAAGATGACAAACAGCTTCGTTTTTGTTTTGCAAAGACAGATGCCGTTCTTGACCAAGCTGCCAGAATATTAAATCAAATTAAATAG
- a CDS encoding penicillin-binding protein 1A: MAKAKQKKQKSFFPYIKWFWILFGSGVLLVLLVFLLASWGAFGTMPTFERLENPETNLATEFISSDGETLGKLYLNDNRTPIAYQNLPENLVNALVATEDARYYDHSGIDARGTVRAVAFLGSRGGASTISQQLAKQLFTGQAARGWQRYTQKIKEWVIAARLERNYTKEEIIAMYLNIYDFGYAADGIRSAARIYFGKEPSELKIEESAVLVGMLKNSSLYNPIRREELVLNRRNTVLGQMAKYDYITEKEKDSLQQLKMDINFNPESHKEGLATYFRMYLQQYLKVWVDKNPKPDGEKYNIYLDGLKVYTTVDSRMQNNAEDAVEAHMKNLQAEFFNQNTSDRNKTAPFLDLSKTEIDGIMERGMKNSPRWKSMKREGVSEKEIRASFQKKTEMTVFDWNSNSYEKDTIMTPMDSIRYYKTFLRTAMMSMEPQTGHVKAWVGGVDYKHFQYDNVYQGSRQAGSTFKPFVYAAAIDQLRYSPCDKLPDNQYCIEPEKHGNPDAWCPKNSDGKYSGEDITLKSALANSVNTVTAQLIDKVGPGSVASIAKNMGLTKEIPEVPSIALGTPDLNVYEMVGAYGTFANQGVYVKPVMVTRIEDKNGTVLYEYTPKTKDVLSKDVAYAMVNLMEGVTQYGSGGRLRHSFAKNQTVYKEIITGYPYELTNPIAGKTGTTQNQSDGWFMGMVPNLVTGVWVGGEDRAVHFKRLLYGQGASMALPIWAMYMKKNYENEELGVSKGAFEVPDDLSINVDCTKILQDLKDDLDTEDDLEDVGF, translated from the coding sequence ATGGCAAAAGCGAAGCAAAAAAAGCAAAAGAGCTTTTTTCCTTACATTAAATGGTTTTGGATTCTCTTTGGATCGGGAGTCTTATTGGTTCTATTGGTTTTCTTACTGGCCTCATGGGGTGCTTTTGGTACCATGCCCACATTTGAACGTTTGGAAAATCCCGAAACAAATTTGGCTACAGAATTTATTTCATCTGATGGCGAAACGTTGGGGAAACTCTATTTAAATGATAATAGAACTCCGATAGCATACCAAAATTTACCGGAAAACTTAGTGAATGCATTGGTAGCTACCGAAGATGCCAGATACTATGACCATTCTGGTATTGATGCAAGGGGAACAGTAAGAGCTGTAGCCTTTTTAGGTTCAAGAGGAGGTGCCAGTACCATCTCCCAACAATTAGCAAAACAGTTGTTTACCGGACAAGCTGCAAGAGGGTGGCAACGCTATACCCAAAAGATAAAGGAGTGGGTCATTGCTGCCCGGTTGGAACGTAATTATACCAAAGAAGAAATCATAGCTATGTACCTCAACATCTATGATTTTGGATATGCAGCTGACGGAATACGATCTGCAGCAAGAATTTATTTTGGAAAGGAACCTTCAGAATTAAAGATAGAGGAATCTGCTGTCTTGGTGGGCATGTTGAAGAATTCGTCCCTTTATAATCCTATCAGAAGGGAAGAATTGGTACTTAACCGAAGGAATACCGTATTGGGACAGATGGCCAAGTACGATTACATCACGGAAAAAGAGAAAGATTCGCTTCAGCAGTTGAAGATGGATATCAATTTTAATCCAGAATCGCATAAAGAGGGGTTGGCTACATATTTTAGAATGTACTTGCAGCAATATTTGAAAGTTTGGGTCGATAAAAACCCCAAGCCAGATGGTGAAAAGTACAATATCTATCTAGATGGATTGAAGGTCTACACCACTGTTGACTCAAGAATGCAGAATAATGCGGAGGATGCCGTAGAGGCCCACATGAAAAATTTACAAGCAGAATTTTTCAATCAGAACACATCGGACAGAAATAAAACAGCTCCTTTTCTAGATCTTTCTAAAACAGAGATTGACGGAATCATGGAGCGAGGCATGAAAAATTCCCCCAGATGGAAGTCTATGAAACGGGAAGGAGTTTCCGAGAAAGAAATAAGGGCTTCATTCCAGAAAAAAACCGAAATGACCGTTTTTGACTGGAACAGTAATTCCTATGAGAAGGATACCATTATGACCCCGATGGATTCAATACGATATTACAAGACATTTCTTAGAACCGCTATGATGTCCATGGAGCCACAAACAGGTCATGTAAAAGCGTGGGTCGGAGGCGTAGATTACAAGCATTTTCAATACGATAATGTGTACCAAGGATCAAGGCAGGCAGGCTCAACGTTTAAACCTTTTGTGTATGCAGCGGCCATTGACCAGTTGCGGTATTCGCCTTGTGATAAATTACCAGATAATCAGTACTGTATTGAACCCGAAAAACATGGAAACCCGGATGCTTGGTGTCCCAAAAACTCCGATGGAAAATATTCTGGGGAAGATATTACCCTAAAAAGTGCGTTGGCGAATTCGGTAAATACGGTTACGGCCCAGTTGATAGATAAGGTAGGACCTGGGTCCGTTGCTTCCATCGCCAAAAACATGGGGCTTACCAAAGAGATTCCAGAAGTACCTTCCATTGCACTTGGAACACCAGATTTAAATGTATATGAAATGGTAGGGGCTTATGGTACTTTTGCCAATCAGGGAGTTTACGTAAAACCGGTAATGGTTACACGAATAGAAGATAAGAACGGTACTGTACTATATGAATATACCCCAAAGACAAAAGATGTGTTAAGCAAAGATGTGGCCTATGCCATGGTCAATCTAATGGAGGGTGTAACCCAATATGGCTCTGGTGGGCGATTAAGGCATTCGTTCGCTAAAAACCAAACCGTTTACAAAGAGATTATCACAGGATATCCGTATGAACTCACAAACCCTATTGCCGGTAAAACGGGAACTACACAGAACCAAAGTGATGGCTGGTTTATGGGCATGGTACCTAATTTAGTTACAGGAGTCTGGGTAGGTGGAGAAGACAGGGCCGTTCATTTTAAGAGACTTCTATATGGGCAGGGAGCATCTATGGCATTGCCTATTTGGGCCATGTACATGAAGAAGAATTACGAGAACGAAGAGCTAGGTGTTTCCAAAGGAGCTTTTGAAGTACCGGATGACTTGTCCATTAATGTAGACTGTACAAAAATACTCCAAGACCTAAAGGATGATTTGGATACTGAGGACGATTTAGAGGATGTAGGATTTTAA
- a CDS encoding CoA transferase subunit A produces MIKKTVPDVRAAVAGVADGMTFMLGGFGLCGIPENAISELVRLGIKDITCISNNAGVDDFGLGLLLQKHQIKKMISSYVGENDEFERQMLSGELEVELTPQGTLAEKCRAAQAGFPAFYTPAGYGTEVAEGKETREFDGKMHVLEPAYKADFSFVKAWKGDEAGNLIFKGTARNFNPCMCGAAKITVAEVEELLPAGSLDPNEIHVPGIFVQRIFQGEDYEKRIEQRTVRIK; encoded by the coding sequence ATGATTAAAAAAACGGTTCCAGATGTAAGAGCGGCAGTAGCAGGTGTTGCGGATGGAATGACATTTATGTTGGGTGGCTTCGGGCTCTGTGGAATTCCAGAAAATGCAATTTCAGAATTGGTACGGTTGGGAATTAAAGATATTACCTGCATTTCCAATAATGCCGGAGTAGATGATTTTGGACTGGGTCTTCTTTTACAAAAACATCAAATAAAGAAAATGATTTCCTCATATGTAGGTGAAAATGATGAGTTTGAACGCCAGATGTTAAGTGGGGAACTTGAAGTAGAGCTTACTCCCCAGGGTACCTTGGCTGAAAAGTGTAGGGCCGCACAGGCTGGATTTCCGGCATTTTATACGCCTGCGGGATACGGAACCGAAGTAGCAGAGGGAAAAGAAACAAGGGAGTTTGATGGAAAGATGCATGTGCTGGAACCTGCCTACAAAGCGGATTTTTCATTCGTAAAAGCATGGAAAGGTGACGAAGCGGGCAATCTTATTTTTAAGGGCACAGCGCGTAATTTTAATCCGTGTATGTGCGGAGCGGCAAAAATTACCGTAGCGGAAGTTGAGGAATTGCTTCCTGCCGGAAGTCTTGACCCCAATGAAATTCATGTGCCGGGCATATTCGTACAACGAATCTTTCAAGGGGAAGATTATGAGAAACGAATTGAACAAAGAACAGTAAGAATTAAATAA
- a CDS encoding 3-oxoacid CoA-transferase subunit B, with the protein MLDKNGIAKRIAQEVKDGYYVNLGIGIPTLVANFVREDISVEFQSENGVLGMGPFPFEGEEDADIINAGKQTITTLPGASFFDSATSFGMIRGQHVDLTILGAMEVAENGDIANWKIPGKMVKGMGGAMDLVASAENIIVAMMHTNKAGVSKLLKECTLPLTGVGCVKKIVTNLAVLEVTTKGFKLLERAPGVSVEEIANATAGNMIVEGTIPEMNI; encoded by the coding sequence ATGCTTGATAAAAACGGAATAGCAAAACGAATTGCGCAAGAGGTGAAAGACGGTTACTATGTAAACCTAGGAATAGGAATTCCTACCTTGGTCGCTAATTTTGTGCGGGAAGATATAAGCGTGGAATTTCAAAGTGAAAACGGCGTTTTGGGCATGGGTCCCTTTCCGTTCGAAGGTGAAGAGGATGCTGATATCATTAATGCAGGAAAACAGACGATAACCACATTGCCAGGAGCTTCTTTCTTCGACTCTGCTACAAGCTTTGGGATGATCAGGGGGCAACATGTAGACCTTACCATTTTAGGAGCTATGGAAGTTGCGGAAAACGGAGATATTGCTAACTGGAAAATTCCTGGGAAAATGGTCAAGGGAATGGGTGGCGCCATGGATCTGGTAGCCTCTGCAGAGAATATTATTGTGGCCATGATGCATACAAACAAAGCGGGCGTATCAAAATTGCTCAAAGAATGTACGCTTCCGCTAACGGGAGTAGGCTGTGTAAAAAAAATCGTTACCAATCTCGCTGTGCTGGAAGTTACTACAAAAGGGTTTAAACTTTTGGAAAGGGCACCAGGTGTTTCGGTAGAAGAAATAGCTAATGCAACAGCTGGAAATATGATTGTTGAAGGGACTATTCCCGAAATGAATATATAG
- a CDS encoding very short patch repair endonuclease: MPKNYSEERIKVPRFNEEAGFYTTPQRSKIMSKIRGKNTKPELAFRKALWAAGYRYRIDYKKLIGKPDIVLNKYKTAIFIDGEYWHGHNWEERKTKIKTNREFWIPKIERNIQRDKEVNQELKRLGYTVFRFWESEVKKNLETCLQEVILHIENHQ, encoded by the coding sequence ATGCCCAAAAACTATTCCGAAGAACGCATAAAAGTTCCCCGTTTTAATGAAGAAGCCGGGTTTTATACCACTCCCCAGCGTTCCAAGATCATGAGTAAGATCAGAGGCAAGAACACAAAACCTGAACTTGCCTTTAGAAAAGCGTTATGGGCCGCTGGTTATCGATACCGAATTGACTATAAAAAACTAATAGGAAAGCCAGATATTGTTTTGAATAAATACAAAACTGCCATTTTTATCGATGGTGAATATTGGCATGGCCATAATTGGGAAGAACGAAAAACCAAGATAAAGACCAACCGTGAGTTTTGGATTCCAAAAATTGAACGGAATATTCAAAGGGACAAGGAAGTAAACCAAGAATTGAAGCGTTTGGGATATACCGTATTTCGATTTTGGGAAAGCGAGGTCAAAAAAAACCTTGAAACGTGTTTACAAGAAGTAATCCTACATATAGAAAATCATCAATAG
- a CDS encoding GNAT family N-acetyltransferase — MNLNLRRCTEADLETLITISKETFANTFKEGNKTEDLEDYITRAFDRSKILSEIKNINSRFYFVYDDGVLVGYFKLNEKGAQTDINDAASIEVERIYVVNTHQGKSIGTWMMHSIIELAKNERKNYIWLGVWEHNTKAIEFYEKHGFVKFGTHSFIIGTDKQTDWLLRLDF; from the coding sequence ATGAACTTGAATTTGCGTAGGTGCACAGAAGCGGATTTAGAAACATTGATAACCATTTCCAAAGAAACTTTTGCAAATACTTTCAAAGAGGGAAACAAAACGGAAGATTTAGAGGATTATATAACTAGGGCGTTCGATAGATCTAAAATCCTCTCCGAGATAAAAAACATAAACTCACGTTTTTATTTTGTCTATGATGATGGGGTTTTGGTGGGCTACTTCAAACTAAATGAAAAAGGGGCTCAAACAGATATTAACGATGCAGCATCCATAGAGGTAGAACGAATTTATGTGGTCAATACGCACCAGGGCAAGAGCATTGGAACATGGATGATGCATAGCATTATAGAACTGGCAAAGAATGAGCGTAAAAACTATATTTGGTTGGGTGTCTGGGAGCACAATACAAAAGCCATTGAATTCTATGAAAAACATGGATTTGTAAAATTTGGAACCCACTCCTTTATCATTGGAACAGATAAGCAAACAGATTGGCTGTTACGACTAGACTTTTAA
- a CDS encoding gliding motility lipoprotein GldH has product MHNKFFIVLVLVLSLASCNNALIFSDYKAVENGAWNMDNPISFEFSKLDSLQSHNMFISIRNDNTFQFNNLFLITEMEYPSGNVVKDTLEYKMAKPTGEWLGKGIGSVKENKLWYQEKIVFPDSGVYRVRISHAMRKNGDVDGLYSLDGITDVGLEIEKSTQ; this is encoded by the coding sequence ATGCACAATAAATTCTTCATTGTATTGGTTTTAGTCTTGAGCTTGGCATCCTGTAACAATGCGCTCATTTTCTCTGATTATAAGGCTGTGGAGAATGGGGCATGGAATATGGATAACCCGATAAGCTTCGAATTTTCAAAATTGGATTCCTTACAATCGCATAACATGTTCATAAGCATTAGGAACGATAACACATTTCAGTTTAATAATCTTTTCTTGATTACAGAAATGGAATATCCTAGTGGGAATGTAGTTAAAGACACTTTGGAATATAAAATGGCCAAACCTACTGGGGAGTGGTTGGGCAAGGGTATTGGAAGTGTTAAGGAAAACAAGCTTTGGTATCAGGAAAAAATCGTTTTTCCAGATTCGGGCGTATATAGGGTACGTATTTCACATGCCATGCGGAAGAATGGGGACGTGGATGGTCTTTACTCGCTGGATGGTATAACCGATGTTGGTTTGGAAATTGAAAAAAGCACGCAATAA